The Kineothrix sp. IPX-CK genomic interval GACATGAAGATACAAGATCTTTGGGGCCGCTATCTGCCGAAACTGCTGCTTTCTTCCTCCGAAGAGGAATTTGACAGCATCTTGGAGGAATTTGTGCTAAAGAGGCAGGAGCTTGGATTTGCCGCAGTCATGGAGGAAAAGACGAAGCGGATGATCGAGGCTAAGGAGAAGCTTGGAATTCATTAAGGGCAACAGGATGGAAAATGGAAACAGATGAAGCGGATAAGAGAAAAATGGCAGGGCCTAAAATTAAATATAAAGTTCACGGTTATCATCATTGCTTTCGTCATCGTGCCCATCGTCTTTTTTTCCATGTACCTTTTTTACAGCATGGAGGAAAGTGCGGTCAGGGAAAAGCGAAGCAGTATGGAATACAGTATGGAAAGCAGCTATACCCGCATACTGAAAAACGTGGATTCCATCAACATGTCCACTCAATTTTTCCTGAGCGATGCGTTTTTGACGGATTGTCTGGGCAGCATTAAAAATGGACAGCCAATGAGCACTGAGGAGTTGAGGGAATTCTATAATGTCAACATCGCTTCTTTGGAGAGAATGGTAAACAGCAATCCATATCTTTATCAGATCCGGGTCTATGCGGACAGCAACTCTCTTCAGGAAATGATGCCCATCCTCTATAAAAGGGAGAGAATGGAGCGCCTGGACTGGGCCCAAGATACGGACATTTATGGCTGGAAATATGATTACACAGATATGATCTTCGACTCCTATGTGATGGACCAGAATAAAAAAATAATGTCTCTCGTAACGCCCATTGAGGATTTTGAGAACGGCGATCTGGGCGTGCTTGAGGTAGCCATGTCCATGGACACTATGTTTCCTGAGCTGTATGAGGATAGGCCGGGGCGGTGGAGCTGCTTTGCCGACGATGGCGGAGAACGCCATTACGGTACGGAAAAGGACAATCAGGACAGCTACATAGAATATATTTTGAAGAATACGGTTTCCGGAGGAAAAGAAGAAAGCCATACTTATTATACGGAAATAGACGGAGAGCCCTTTGTGGTAGGATTTCTTCCTGTAAAGGAGCTGTCAGGCAGTCTGATCTATGTGGACAGCATCGCGTCCGAAATCGGAAGGATCCACAATATGCGGGCATTTTTTATTCTCATTATGGTGGGGATACTCATGTGCCTGATCGTTCTTATCAATTTCGTGGTAAAGAGCCTCTTGAGCCAGTTCTACAGCATACTCTTTTCTATCAGAGAAGTGCAAAAGGGTGACCTGGGTGTGGTGATCGAGGGGTGCGGGACCGATGAAATGGGTGAGCTGGGTACTCAGATAAACAAGATGCTTCTGCGAATCAGGCAGCTTATGGAGGATAATATCAACCGAGAACGTCTGGTAAAGAATTCGGAGATTAAAGCTCTCCAGAATCAGATCAACACTCATTTCATATACAATGTGCTGGAATCCATTAAAATGATGGCGGAAATTGATGAAAAATATGAAATATCGGATGCAGTGACCTCCCTTGGGAAGCTGCTGCGCTACAGTATGCGCTGGGTATCCGGAAATGTGACGGTGGAGGAGGAAATCGACTATATCAAGAATTATCTGGCGCTGATCAACCTCCGCTTCGACTACGAAATCTATCTTTCCTTGAACATAAGTGACATTATTTATAAGCAGGAGATTCCCAAGATGTCGTTACAGCCCATTGTGGAAAACGCCATTTATCACGGCATAGAGGAAATGGCGGAGGATACCAGCATATACGTTAAGGGTTTCGTTAACGGCGACGACTGCATCATAGAGATAACGGATGCCGGAAAGGGTATGAGCGAGAAGGAAGTAAGCGAGCTTTATAAAAAGATTTCGGGAGAAATCGAGGCCGGCGGCGGTTCCGGTAATGGTATCGGCTTAAAGAACGTACAGGATAGAATAAAGATGAGCTTCGGAGAACGTTACGGGATTGAAATAGCCTCTAAGCTGGGCTGTTATACAAAGATCATGGTAAGGATACCCTTACGGAAAAAAGAAGGACTCTAAATGAATACATTACTCATTGTAGAAGATGAAAAAATGATACGGCAGGGAATTAAGACGATGATACAGCGCTCCGGCGTTCCGGTGGATACTATTTTAGAGTGTAATAACGGGCAGAGTGCTTACGAGATGTTGCAAAGCCAGAAAATAGACGTGATGTTCACTGACATCCGTATGCCCAAAATGGACGGGATAGAACTGGTTTCGGCTGTTCAGGCGCTTCCCCATAGGCCTCTTATCGTGGCGGTCAGCGGCTACGACGACTTTTCCTATGCGGTGGAGATGCTGAGGGGAGGAGTTCGGGAATACATTTTAAAGCCGGTGGAACGGGATAAGGTAAAAGCAATTCTTGAGACTTTTCAGAAAGAGCTCCTTCAAAGGGAAGCTCAGGAGGCTGAGCTGAGAAGTATTGGAAAAAATCAATTGAAATATGTGATGACATCAGATGTGACCCGTAAGGAAATGCAGATGGTGGCAGAGTGGTTCGAGGAGATGCCCGTCAGCAAGGACTATTATATTCTTTGTACTCAGATGCAGGAGGTCCCGGAAGCTTCCGGCGAGAAATTCATGTACTGGAAGGATATAGAAAAAAGCTCGGTTTACATAATTGTGGGAACTGAGAAGGAACGGTTTCTTAAGGAAGAACTGTCCGGATGTCATACGGGAATCAGTAGAAGATATCAGGGCATGGAATATTTAAAGGCTGCTTATAAGGAAGCAAAGGCTGCAAGAAAAGAAGCTTTCTGTACCGGGCGCTATGAGGTGAATTTCGAAGAAATACGCACGGATGCCGATAAGCCCAATACGGAGAAGATGCGCCAGATTGCCCAGCAAATCGGAACGAGCAGATTCGAAGAATCATTGACCAGTATAAGGCAGATCGTTAAGGATACGAAGCGGAAGAAATATTCCGCGGTCACCTTCGAAGAAGACATCCTGTCACTGATCGATTCGGTAGTGGGAATCTACCAGAACGTGATGCAGCAGGCAGCACAGGAGGCCGAAAGGTTCAAGGATATTTACAG includes:
- a CDS encoding sensor histidine kinase codes for the protein MKRIREKWQGLKLNIKFTVIIIAFVIVPIVFFSMYLFYSMEESAVREKRSSMEYSMESSYTRILKNVDSINMSTQFFLSDAFLTDCLGSIKNGQPMSTEELREFYNVNIASLERMVNSNPYLYQIRVYADSNSLQEMMPILYKRERMERLDWAQDTDIYGWKYDYTDMIFDSYVMDQNKKIMSLVTPIEDFENGDLGVLEVAMSMDTMFPELYEDRPGRWSCFADDGGERHYGTEKDNQDSYIEYILKNTVSGGKEESHTYYTEIDGEPFVVGFLPVKELSGSLIYVDSIASEIGRIHNMRAFFILIMVGILMCLIVLINFVVKSLLSQFYSILFSIREVQKGDLGVVIEGCGTDEMGELGTQINKMLLRIRQLMEDNINRERLVKNSEIKALQNQINTHFIYNVLESIKMMAEIDEKYEISDAVTSLGKLLRYSMRWVSGNVTVEEEIDYIKNYLALINLRFDYEIYLSLNISDIIYKQEIPKMSLQPIVENAIYHGIEEMAEDTSIYVKGFVNGDDCIIEITDAGKGMSEKEVSELYKKISGEIEAGGGSGNGIGLKNVQDRIKMSFGERYGIEIASKLGCYTKIMVRIPLRKKEGL
- a CDS encoding response regulator, with the protein product MNTLLIVEDEKMIRQGIKTMIQRSGVPVDTILECNNGQSAYEMLQSQKIDVMFTDIRMPKMDGIELVSAVQALPHRPLIVAVSGYDDFSYAVEMLRGGVREYILKPVERDKVKAILETFQKELLQREAQEAELRSIGKNQLKYVMTSDVTRKEMQMVAEWFEEMPVSKDYYILCTQMQEVPEASGEKFMYWKDIEKSSVYIIVGTEKERFLKEELSGCHTGISRRYQGMEYLKAAYKEAKAARKEAFCTGRYEVNFEEIRTDADKPNTEKMRQIAQQIGTSRFEESLTSIRQIVKDTKRKKYSAVTFEEDILSLIDSVVGIYQNVMQQAAQEAERFKDIYSFPDIDSFTEEFTGWLMEFHDRLDEEFDDYKNKQKMQEAIGFIEENFDKDLNMAVVSNHVSMNYSLFSYVFKQYTGRNFVNYLKEFRVEEAKKLLAQTEMRVVEISKKVGYENEKHFMKIFRNVCGVSPTEYRKNMQAANNL